One part of the Glycine max cultivar Williams 82 chromosome 14, Glycine_max_v4.0, whole genome shotgun sequence genome encodes these proteins:
- the LOC100818989 gene encoding uncharacterized protein has translation MNPLKCAFCVRAGDFLGFVVHKKGIEINQNKTKAILETKPPSTKKQLQSLLGKINFLRRFISNLSGKAQIFSPLLRLKKNEPFKWDEVHQKAFDEIKEYLIKPPVLMPPSRNKTMKLYIAASDKTIGSMLAQEDDDGVEHAIYYLSRVLNDAETRYNAIEKLCLCLYFSCAKLKQYIKPVDVYVYSHYDIIKHMLSKPILHSRIGKWALALTEYSLTYKPLKSVKGQIVADFIVDHSVIEMPQDYVDTEPWILYFDGSKHKRGTGIGVLIISPNKVPTKFKYKIKGLCFNNKAEYEALITGLEILISLGARNVNIRGDSELVLRQLTQEYKCINEHLAKYFVMASSLLNHFDYINIEHIPRQENQEANDLAQIASGYKMSKEKLTQLIEIKDKLVLPEPLSTKLPMPKLVGASTPQNNEDESIDDLQGKIQILAIDNMLDNDWRKSIVEYLENPIGNVARKVKYRALNYVIVGNDLFKKTAEGVLLKCLSESEAYLAVSHVHSGACGSHQAGHKMKWLLFRQGLYWPSMLKDCIEFAKGCQECQKHAGIQHVPASELHSIIKPWPFRGWALDLIGEIKPASSKNQRYIIVGIDYFTKWIEAVPLPNVDQEAVISIIQNHIIYRYGIPETITTDQGSVFTGRKMQEFAQKIGFRLLTSTPYYA, from the coding sequence ATGAATCCATTAAAGTGTGCTTTTTGTGTGCGTGCAGGAGATTTCCTTGGTTTTGTGGTGCATAAAAAAGGCATTGAGATAAATCAAAACAAGACAAAGGCTATTCTTGAGACGAAGCCTCCTTCGACCAAAAAACAGCTTCAGTCTTTGCTAGGAAAAATCAACTTCTTGAGGCGATTCATCTCGAATCTAAGTGGCAAAGCTCAAATTTTTTCGCCATTACTTCGACTCAAGAAAAATGAACCATTCAAATGGGATGAAGTGCATCAAAAGGCTTTCgatgaaattaaagaatatcTGATCAAGCCTCCTGTGTTAATGCCTCCTAGTCGAAACAAGACTATGAAGTTGTATATTGCTGCGTCTGACAAGACCATTGGTAGCATGTTGGCTCAGGAAGATGATGATGGCGTAGAGCATGCAATTTATTATCTTAGTCGTGTACTAAATGATGCAGAAACTAGATATAATGCCATAGAAAAACTTTGTCTTTGTTTGTATTTCTCTTGTGCAAAACTTAAGCAATATATAAAGCCTGTTGATGTTTATGTATATTctcattatgatattattaagcaCATGTTGTCAAAACCTATTTTACACAGTAGAATTGGAAAATGGGCTTTGGCATTAACAGAATATTCTTTAACGTACAAGCCTTTGAAATCTGTTAAGGGTCAAATTGTGGCAGATTTTATTGTAGATCACTCAGTGATCGAAATGCCGCAAGACTATGTCGATACAGAGCCTTGGATTTTGTATTTCGATGGTTCGAAACACAAACGTGGAACTGGAATTGGAGTTTTAATAATATCTCCCAATAAAGTTCCaactaaattcaaatataaaatcaaagggCTTTGTTTTAATAATAAGGCTGAGTATGAGGCTCTAATTACAGgccttgaaattttaattagctTGGGGGCAAGAAATGTTAACATAAGGGGTGATTCAGAACTAGTGTTGAGACAATTAACACAAGAATACAAATGTATTAATGAACACTtagcaaaatattttgttatggcAAGTTCTCTTCTGAATCATTTCGATTACATTAACATTGAGCATATACCTCGACAAgaaaaccaagaagcaaatgattTAGCCCAAATAGCTTCAGGGTACAAAATGTCGAAGGAAAAGTTAACTCAGTTGAtcgaaataaaagataaactgGTATTACCAGAGCCATTAAGCACTAAATTGCCAATGCCAAAACTTGTGGGGGCAAGTACACCACAAaataatgaagatgaaagcataGATGATCTCCAgggaaaaattcaaattttggccATTGACAATATGTTAGATAATGATTGGAGAAAGTCCATTGTTGAATATTTGGAAAATCCAATAGGTAATGTGGCTCGAAAGGTCAAATATAGGGCTTTAAATTACGTGATTGTGGGAAATGATTTGTTTAAAAAGACTGCAGAAGGAGTGTTGCTAAAATGTCTAAGTGAATCAGAAGCATACTTGGCAGTTTCCCATGTTCACAGTGGGGCCTGTGGATCACATCAAGCAGGCCATAAAATGAAATGGCTTTTATTTCGACAAGGTTTGTATTGGCCTTCGATGTTAAAAGACTGCATAGAATTTGCTAAAGGCTGTCAGGAATGCCAAAAGCATGCAGGGATACAGCATGTACCTGCTAGTGAGTTACACTCCATAATCAAACCTTGGCCTTTCAGAGGATGGGCTTTGGACCTAATTGGTGAAATCAAGCCTGCTTCTTCTAAGAACCAGCGTTATATTATAGTTGGTATCGATTACTTTACAAAATGGATCGAAGCAGTCCCTTTGCCAAATGTTGATCAGGAAGCAGTAATTAGTATCAttcaaaatcatattatttataggtATGGTATTCCTGAAACAATTACCACTGATCAAGGTTCAGTTTTTACTGGACGAAAAATGCAAGAATTTGCCCAAAAAATTGGCTTTCGATTATTAACCTCAACACCATATTACGCGTAA